Proteins encoded in a region of the Ancylobacter sp. SL191 genome:
- a CDS encoding DUF3772 domain-containing protein yields the protein MVQHALPSHRAIALTRPGFGAEALRALLAVLLVALAFLTAALAPAHAQTVLPEQQALQEKLSGFRAVVDGVEGALGRESLRSVDLDDLRNRLDPVRTELASGVSVLEPLLAELTRRVQEIGPKPEAGAAPEDPAVASERETLMARASELDAVMKQGRLLKVRADQLSDRIISRRRAMFTDQLFARSYSVLDPALWFSAAAAIPQEMRGIGYLLRDWRAYADARVPLYGQALLLLGAILIIAGVFVLRQIFSRPLSRLDLGASGEHLPRLKACLLSALLAILRISAAPAATTAVIALLNAFDVMPDRVQEIAQGLVIGVIVVAVGNGLLTGALAPSEPRRRVLPISDEMARLIYSNATIGLWIMGAAAFLNSLHRALVVPVPLTVATAATMSIALTLVAMRTMRGLVEGSDDEADDATPARPGEETPEGGLSSTGTLQWVRLPFWVLNAVIIGSLVAGYVSFGAFLASRALIAVVMAGTAYLLIALINAVFVDGIASGPRARHVAKALGVRPASVELLSVLVAGVLKVVALVVIGIVIIGTFGTSTADIQDLLSRVTFGFSIGSSTITLGDVLSALLFLAVGIVIARAVQRWFSVAILPKTSFDPGLQNSIATIIGYVGSIAVIAVAMGRIGLNLENVALVAGALSVGIGFGLQSIVSNFVSGLILLAERPIRVGDTIAVKGEEGYVRRISVRATEIETFDRASVLIPNSDLITGLVKNFTHANTTGRVIVGVNVAYDADADEIRDLLVGCACDHPQVLRSPPPRVFLMKFADSYLQFELRCVVANVDYALTVKSDLHFAILERLKAAKIGIPYTPWSIYRGGTLGPPDAADAD from the coding sequence ATGGTTCAGCACGCACTTCCGTCACATCGCGCGATCGCGCTCACGCGGCCCGGCTTCGGCGCCGAGGCCCTCCGGGCGCTTCTTGCCGTCCTGCTGGTCGCGCTCGCTTTTCTGACCGCCGCGCTGGCACCCGCCCATGCCCAGACGGTTCTCCCGGAGCAGCAGGCGCTGCAGGAGAAGCTGAGCGGTTTCCGCGCGGTGGTCGACGGCGTCGAGGGCGCGTTGGGGCGCGAGAGCCTGCGCTCGGTCGATCTCGATGATTTGCGCAACCGGCTCGATCCGGTGCGCACGGAGCTTGCCTCGGGCGTTTCCGTGCTGGAGCCGCTGCTCGCCGAGCTCACCCGCCGCGTGCAGGAGATCGGTCCCAAGCCCGAGGCGGGCGCCGCGCCGGAAGACCCGGCGGTCGCCAGCGAGCGCGAGACGCTCATGGCCCGCGCAAGCGAGCTCGACGCTGTGATGAAGCAGGGCCGGCTGCTCAAGGTCCGGGCCGACCAGCTCTCCGACCGCATCATCAGCCGCCGCCGGGCGATGTTCACGGACCAGCTCTTTGCGCGGTCCTATTCGGTGCTCGATCCGGCCTTGTGGTTCTCGGCCGCCGCCGCCATTCCGCAGGAGATGCGCGGCATCGGCTATCTGCTGCGCGACTGGCGCGCCTATGCCGATGCCCGCGTGCCGCTCTACGGGCAGGCGCTGCTGCTGCTGGGGGCCATCCTCATCATTGCCGGCGTGTTCGTGCTGCGCCAGATCTTCAGCCGGCCGCTGAGCCGGCTCGATCTGGGCGCGAGCGGCGAGCACCTGCCGCGGCTGAAGGCCTGCCTGCTCTCCGCACTGCTCGCCATCCTGCGCATATCGGCCGCGCCGGCGGCGACGACGGCCGTGATCGCGCTGCTCAACGCCTTTGACGTGATGCCAGACCGGGTGCAGGAGATCGCGCAGGGCCTCGTGATCGGCGTGATCGTTGTGGCGGTCGGCAATGGTCTGCTGACGGGGGCCCTGGCCCCCAGCGAACCGCGCCGGCGCGTTTTGCCGATCTCCGACGAGATGGCGAGGCTCATCTACAGCAATGCCACGATCGGCCTCTGGATCATGGGCGCCGCGGCCTTTCTGAATAGCCTGCATCGTGCCCTCGTCGTTCCGGTGCCGCTGACAGTGGCAACCGCCGCCACCATGTCGATCGCTCTGACCCTCGTCGCCATGCGCACCATGCGTGGGCTGGTGGAAGGATCGGATGACGAGGCGGATGACGCGACGCCGGCCCGACCCGGCGAAGAGACGCCCGAAGGCGGGCTGAGCTCGACCGGCACGCTGCAATGGGTTCGTCTGCCCTTCTGGGTGCTGAACGCCGTCATCATCGGCTCGCTGGTCGCCGGTTATGTCAGCTTCGGCGCCTTCCTCGCCTCGAGGGCCCTCATCGCCGTGGTGATGGCCGGCACGGCCTATCTGCTGATCGCGCTCATCAATGCGGTGTTCGTCGACGGCATCGCCTCGGGCCCCCGCGCGCGACATGTGGCGAAGGCGCTCGGTGTCCGGCCAGCCAGCGTCGAGCTTCTATCCGTGCTCGTCGCGGGCGTGCTGAAGGTGGTGGCGCTGGTCGTCATCGGCATCGTCATCATCGGCACCTTTGGCACCTCGACCGCCGACATCCAGGATCTCCTGAGCCGCGTCACCTTCGGCTTCAGCATCGGCAGCTCGACCATCACGCTGGGCGATGTGCTGAGCGCCCTGCTGTTCCTGGCGGTGGGCATCGTCATCGCCCGCGCCGTGCAGCGCTGGTTCTCGGTGGCGATCCTGCCGAAGACCTCCTTCGATCCGGGTCTGCAGAACTCCATCGCCACCATCATCGGCTATGTCGGTTCCATCGCCGTGATCGCCGTCGCGATGGGGCGCATCGGGCTCAATCTGGAGAATGTCGCTCTCGTCGCCGGTGCGCTCTCAGTCGGTATCGGTTTCGGCCTCCAGTCCATCGTCTCCAATTTCGTCTCCGGCCTCATTCTGCTCGCCGAGCGGCCGATCCGGGTGGGCGATACCATCGCGGTGAAGGGCGAGGAGGGCTATGTGCGCCGCATCAGCGTGCGCGCAACGGAGATCGAGACCTTCGACCGCGCCTCGGTGCTGATCCCCAATTCGGACCTCATCACCGGGCTGGTGAAGAACTTCACGCACGCCAACACGACAGGTCGCGTTATTGTGGGCGTCAACGTCGCCTATGACGCGGATGCGGACGAGATCCGAGACCTGCTGGTGGGCTGCGCCTGCGATCACCCGCAGGTGCTGCGCAGCCCGCCGCCACGCGTGTTCCTGATGAAGTTCGCCGACAGCTACCTGCAGTTCGAGCTGCGCTGCGTGGTGGCCAATGTCGATTACGCGCTCACCGTGAAGAGCGACCTGCACTTTGCCATCCTCGAGCGGCTGAAGGCCGCCAAGATCGGCATCCCCTACACGCCCTGGTCGATCTATCGCGGCGGCACCCTCGGTCCGCCGGACGCTGCCGACGCCGACTGA
- a CDS encoding CAP domain-containing protein, translating into MLLSSPKRLAAALLASLLVAGCAAEPTTIPVSETFYADISKGGVLDPQAAASLLSDYRQARGLPAVTIDPTLMAVAERQARAMASVDQLSHNIGGRGLTVRLKAAGFTGLTAAENVGAGYHTLAEAFSGWRDSPSHNKNMLLPKATRLGIAAVRAPRSKYSVYWAMVIAVPDPRAEAPTTPAPPAGAPPIGTTTLNLNGMPLPPQ; encoded by the coding sequence ATGCTTCTGTCATCGCCGAAACGCCTCGCCGCGGCTCTTCTCGCCAGCCTGCTCGTCGCGGGCTGCGCGGCCGAGCCCACCACCATCCCGGTGAGCGAGACTTTCTATGCCGACATCTCCAAGGGCGGCGTTCTCGACCCGCAGGCGGCGGCCTCGCTGCTGAGCGATTATCGCCAGGCGCGCGGCCTGCCCGCCGTGACCATCGATCCGACGCTGATGGCGGTGGCCGAGCGGCAGGCGAGGGCCATGGCGAGCGTCGACCAGCTCTCGCACAATATTGGCGGGCGCGGCCTCACCGTGCGGTTGAAGGCGGCGGGCTTCACCGGGCTGACGGCGGCGGAGAATGTCGGCGCGGGCTATCACACCCTCGCGGAAGCCTTCTCCGGCTGGCGGGATTCGCCCTCGCACAACAAGAACATGCTGCTGCCCAAGGCGACGCGGCTCGGCATCGCCGCGGTGCGCGCGCCGCGCTCCAAATACAGCGTCTATTGGGCGATGGTGATCGCGGTGCCGGATCCGCGCGCCGAGGCTCCCACCACGCCCGCGCCCCCCGCCGGCGCGCCGCCTATCGGCACGACGACGCTCAACCTGAACGGGATGCCGCTGCCGCCGCAATAG
- a CDS encoding CobW family GTP-binding protein has protein sequence MSDAARQPPEPIPVTLLTGFLGAGKTTLLNRLLQDTGLADTAVLINEFGEIGLDHLLVQHFDDATVLLASGCLCCTVRGDLVEGLEQLLRRMDNGVIPPFRRVVIETTGLADPAPILHVLMMHPYLVMRFRLDGVVTVVDAVNGLSTLDEHPESVRQAAISDRIVLTKTDLLDSPERVAGAQALRARLRALAPGAPVLDAARGEASAANLLGAGLYDPASKIPDVSRWLADEVIAAAEAESRLHAHDHNRHDDRIRAFTVATEAPVSAAAIDMFLELVRGTHGSKLLRLKGIVKLAEDPEHPMVLHGVQHVLHPPSQLPAWPDEDRRTRLVMIVRDVEPAIIRRLFDAFMGLPAPDRPDAKALTDNPLAPATLRR, from the coding sequence ATGAGCGACGCCGCGCGCCAGCCGCCCGAGCCTATTCCGGTCACCCTGCTCACCGGCTTTCTCGGCGCGGGCAAGACCACGCTGCTCAACCGTCTGCTGCAGGATACCGGCCTCGCCGACACGGCGGTGCTGATCAACGAGTTCGGCGAGATCGGGCTCGATCATCTGCTGGTGCAGCATTTCGACGATGCGACCGTGCTGCTGGCCTCCGGCTGCCTGTGCTGCACCGTCCGTGGCGATCTGGTGGAGGGGCTCGAGCAGCTCTTGCGGCGGATGGACAATGGCGTCATCCCGCCCTTTCGCCGCGTGGTGATCGAGACCACCGGCCTCGCCGATCCCGCGCCGATCCTCCATGTGCTGATGATGCATCCCTATCTGGTGATGCGCTTTCGGCTCGACGGCGTGGTGACGGTGGTCGATGCGGTGAACGGCCTGTCGACGCTCGACGAACATCCCGAATCCGTTCGGCAGGCCGCCATTTCCGACCGCATCGTACTGACCAAGACGGATTTGCTGGATAGCCCCGAGCGGGTGGCGGGCGCACAGGCGCTGCGGGCGCGGCTACGGGCGTTGGCGCCCGGCGCACCCGTGCTCGATGCCGCACGCGGCGAGGCCAGCGCGGCCAATCTGCTGGGCGCCGGGCTCTATGATCCCGCGAGCAAGATACCCGACGTGTCGCGCTGGCTGGCCGATGAGGTGATCGCCGCCGCGGAGGCCGAGAGCCGTCTGCACGCGCATGACCATAACCGCCATGACGACCGCATCCGCGCCTTCACCGTCGCCACCGAAGCGCCAGTGTCGGCGGCAGCGATCGACATGTTTCTGGAGCTCGTGCGCGGCACGCACGGCTCGAAGCTCCTCCGGCTCAAAGGCATCGTGAAGCTGGCCGAGGATCCCGAACACCCCATGGTCCTGCATGGCGTTCAGCATGTGCTGCACCCGCCGAGCCAGCTTCCCGCCTGGCCGGACGAGGACCGGCGGACCCGTCTCGTCATGATCGTGAGGGATGTCGAGCCGGCGATCATCCGCCGGCTGTTCGACGCCTTCATGGGCCTGCCGGCGCCGGACCGTCCCGACGCCAAGGCGCTGACCGACAACCCGCTGGCGCCGGCCACGCTGCGCCGCTGA
- a CDS encoding D-alanyl-D-alanine carboxypeptidase family protein, translating to MTHSSLSRARPARLGGFALSVMLALALAPMALATAAKATPALVVEVDSGKVLMAEDATKPWYPASVTKLMTAYVTLKAIRAGRVTPQTLVTVTETASAQQPSKMGFKVGTQVTVDNALKMMLVKSANDMAVVLAEGVGGNYANFIAEMNASARELGMDGTHYANPNGLPDPNQVTTARDLAILTRAILTEFPEQSELFRIPAIKLGNAVIRSYNKLIDRYPGADGMKTGFICASGFNLVATAHRGDKRLIAVVLGTNSGKDRTEQAALLLEKGFQHSWKIFGAVSPTVDSLRNEGGTPTDMRAQVCGGKRKNTASEADDDSGPAATSFVAAGMGNLGDNVTGASLLQKLPPSMAPVEVFVGPFPSAEALAAAYPPPPEKKKPVAAKDKPAAKKKPGPTTAVIDASPLPAPKPAAKPAAAKPAAKPASKPAAAPLPNPAAATTYPTVPPPPQ from the coding sequence GTGACGCATTCTTCCCTCTCCCGCGCCCGCCCCGCACGCCTTGGCGGCTTTGCCCTGTCCGTGATGCTGGCGCTCGCGCTGGCGCCGATGGCTCTTGCCACGGCAGCCAAGGCCACGCCCGCGCTGGTGGTCGAGGTCGACAGCGGCAAGGTGCTCATGGCCGAGGACGCCACCAAGCCGTGGTATCCCGCCTCCGTCACCAAGCTGATGACCGCCTATGTGACGCTGAAGGCGATCCGCGCCGGCCGCGTCACCCCGCAGACGCTTGTCACCGTCACCGAGACGGCCTCGGCGCAGCAGCCGTCCAAGATGGGCTTCAAGGTCGGCACGCAGGTCACCGTCGACAACGCGCTGAAGATGATGCTGGTGAAGTCCGCCAACGACATGGCGGTGGTGCTGGCCGAGGGCGTCGGCGGCAATTACGCGAACTTCATCGCCGAGATGAACGCCAGCGCCCGCGAACTCGGCATGGACGGCACGCATTACGCCAACCCGAACGGCCTGCCGGACCCCAACCAGGTCACCACCGCGCGCGATCTCGCCATCCTCACCCGTGCCATCCTCACCGAGTTTCCCGAGCAGTCGGAGCTGTTCCGCATTCCCGCGATCAAACTCGGCAACGCGGTGATCCGCAGCTACAACAAGCTGATCGACCGTTACCCCGGCGCGGACGGGATGAAGACCGGCTTCATCTGCGCCTCCGGCTTCAATCTGGTCGCCACTGCCCATCGCGGCGACAAGCGGCTGATCGCTGTGGTGCTCGGCACCAATTCCGGCAAGGACCGCACGGAACAGGCGGCATTGCTGCTGGAGAAGGGGTTCCAGCACTCGTGGAAGATCTTCGGCGCGGTATCGCCGACCGTGGATTCGCTGCGCAATGAGGGCGGTACCCCGACCGACATGCGCGCGCAGGTGTGCGGCGGCAAGCGCAAGAACACCGCCTCGGAAGCCGATGACGATAGCGGGCCGGCCGCCACCAGCTTTGTCGCCGCCGGCATGGGCAACCTCGGCGACAATGTGACGGGCGCGAGCCTCTTGCAGAAGCTTCCGCCCTCCATGGCGCCGGTCGAGGTCTTCGTCGGCCCCTTCCCGAGCGCGGAGGCGCTGGCCGCCGCCTATCCCCCGCCGCCGGAGAAGAAGAAGCCGGTCGCCGCCAAGGACAAGCCCGCCGCCAAGAAGAAGCCCGGCCCGACCACGGCAGTGATCGACGCCAGCCCCCTGCCCGCGCCCAAACCGGCCGCGAAGCCGGCGGCGGCAAAGCCCGCGGCCAAACCAGCCAGCAAGCCGGCCGCCGCGCCATTGCCGAATCCCGCCGCGGCGACTACCTACCCCACCGTTCCCCCGCCGCCGCAATAG
- the hisE gene encoding phosphoribosyl-ATP diphosphatase, which produces MSDSIHRLHDAVVATRRGRLVAPRTARLFAKGRHSIAKKVAEEAVEVSLDAVQGDIAGAIRESADLIYNLVVLWVELGILPADVWAEMDRREALLGLAEKLPKRSPVDGAHAVTLDLLALSLHEGGNLGEAADPGRRGNRRR; this is translated from the coding sequence ATGAGCGATTCGATCCACCGCCTGCACGATGCCGTGGTCGCCACGCGCCGGGGGCGCCTTGTCGCCCCGCGGACCGCCCGCCTGTTCGCCAAGGGGCGTCACTCCATCGCCAAGAAGGTGGCGGAGGAGGCGGTGGAGGTTTCGCTCGATGCCGTTCAGGGCGACATTGCCGGGGCCATCCGCGAGAGCGCCGATCTCATCTACAATCTGGTCGTGCTGTGGGTGGAACTGGGGATTCTCCCCGCCGATGTCTGGGCCGAGATGGACCGGCGCGAGGCGCTGCTCGGCTTGGCGGAAAAGCTGCCGAAACGCTCGCCCGTCGACGGCGCGCATGCGGTAACGCTGGACCTTCTGGCCCTAAGCCTGCATGAGGGAGGCAACCTCGGCGAGGCTGCCGATCCCGGCCGGCGCGGCAATCGACGCCGCTGA
- a CDS encoding YqaA family protein yields the protein MLRRLYQWVIDLAERPSAPWALAGVSFAESSFFPVPPDVMLVPMCLARPKLAWFYAGICTAASVVGGLLGYAIGALLYESVGLFLIQLYGYGDKVEAFTQAYQHYGHWIILIKGLTPIPYKVVTITSGFAHYSLFWFVVLSVITRGLRFFMVAGLLQWMGPRARHFIEERLGLVTALLAVTIVGGFLIAIYLF from the coding sequence ATGCTGCGCCGTCTCTACCAGTGGGTGATCGACCTCGCCGAACGTCCGTCCGCGCCCTGGGCGCTGGCCGGGGTCTCCTTCGCGGAGAGCTCGTTCTTTCCGGTGCCGCCCGACGTGATGCTGGTGCCGATGTGCCTCGCGCGGCCCAAGCTCGCCTGGTTCTATGCCGGCATCTGCACCGCCGCCTCCGTGGTGGGGGGGCTGCTCGGCTATGCCATCGGGGCGCTGCTCTATGAGAGCGTCGGGTTGTTCCTGATCCAGCTCTATGGTTATGGCGACAAGGTCGAGGCGTTTACGCAGGCCTACCAGCACTATGGCCACTGGATCATCCTGATCAAGGGACTGACGCCGATCCCCTACAAGGTGGTGACCATCACCTCGGGCTTCGCGCATTACAGCCTGTTCTGGTTCGTGGTCCTCTCGGTCATCACCCGCGGCCTGCGCTTCTTCATGGTGGCGGGACTGCTGCAGTGGATGGGCCCGCGCGCGCGGCACTTCATTGAGGAACGGCTGGGCCTCGTCACCGCGCTGCTGGCGGTGACGATCGTCGGCGGGTTCCTGATCGCTATCTATCTGTTCTGA
- the cysW gene encoding sulfate ABC transporter permease subunit CysW produces MSQIPIRSEPRLVKWAIVMLAALFVALFIVLPLINVFAQALSKGWEAYSAALIEPDALAAIELTLLVTALSVTANTVMGLVMAWAITKFSFPGKSFLITLIDLPFSVSPVVAGLVFVLLFGAQGYLGPWLSDHGWRIIFAWPGITLATIFVTFPFVARELIPLMQEQGTTEEEAAVTLGAGGWRVFSRVTLPNIKWALLYGVLLCNARAMGEFGAVSVVSGHVRGETNTIPLQVEILYNEYQFQASFAVASLLALLAIVTLLAKVALEARLAARSGRH; encoded by the coding sequence ATGAGCCAGATCCCGATACGCAGCGAGCCGCGCCTGGTCAAATGGGCCATCGTGATGCTCGCCGCCCTGTTCGTCGCCCTGTTCATCGTGCTGCCGCTGATCAACGTCTTCGCGCAGGCGCTGTCCAAGGGATGGGAGGCCTACAGCGCCGCCCTGATCGAACCGGACGCCCTCGCCGCCATCGAACTCACCCTTCTGGTCACCGCCCTGTCGGTCACCGCGAACACGGTGATGGGCCTCGTCATGGCCTGGGCGATCACGAAATTCTCGTTTCCCGGCAAGAGCTTCCTGATCACGCTGATCGACCTGCCGTTCTCCGTCTCCCCGGTCGTCGCGGGCCTTGTCTTCGTGCTGCTATTCGGCGCGCAGGGCTATCTCGGGCCGTGGCTGAGTGATCATGGCTGGCGAATCATCTTCGCCTGGCCGGGCATCACGCTGGCAACGATCTTCGTCACCTTCCCCTTTGTCGCCCGCGAACTCATCCCGCTGATGCAGGAACAGGGCACGACCGAGGAAGAAGCGGCGGTGACGCTCGGCGCCGGCGGCTGGCGGGTGTTCAGCCGCGTGACCCTGCCCAACATCAAATGGGCGTTGCTCTACGGCGTGCTGCTCTGCAACGCCCGCGCCATGGGCGAATTCGGCGCGGTTTCCGTGGTGTCCGGCCATGTGCGCGGGGAAACCAACACCATCCCGCTGCAGGTCGAGATCCTCTATAACGAGTATCAGTTCCAGGCCTCCTTCGCGGTGGCCTCGCTGCTCGCCCTGCTCGCCATTGTCACGCTGCTGGCCAAGGTGGCGCTGGAAGCCCGCCTCGCGGCCCGCAGCGGGCGGCATTGA
- the cysT gene encoding sulfate ABC transporter permease subunit CysT, translated as MPGFGLTLGLTLLWLSLVVLIPLAALFLKTAELPPERILAILTAPRTLNALKISFGLALVAASINLVIGTVIVWAIVRYEFPGRRVLDALIDIPFALPTAVAGIALTTLYAENGWIGSLLAPFGIKVAFTPLGILIALIFIGLPFVVRTVQPVLEDLDHELEEAAATLGAGRWTTITRVILPSILPALLTGFALAFARAVGEYGSVIFIAGNLPNVSEIAPLLIVIRLEEFRYADATTIAATMLVASFILLFIINGLQRWSERRSGRAA; from the coding sequence CTGCCCGGATTCGGCCTCACGCTGGGCCTTACCCTGCTCTGGCTGTCCCTGGTGGTGCTGATCCCCCTCGCGGCGCTGTTCCTGAAGACCGCGGAGCTGCCGCCCGAGCGCATCCTGGCCATTCTCACCGCGCCTAGAACGTTGAATGCGCTGAAGATTTCCTTTGGCCTCGCGCTGGTGGCGGCGAGCATCAACCTCGTCATCGGCACGGTCATCGTGTGGGCGATCGTGCGCTACGAGTTCCCCGGAAGGCGGGTGCTGGACGCGCTGATCGACATTCCCTTCGCCCTCCCCACCGCCGTCGCCGGCATCGCCCTGACCACGCTCTATGCCGAGAATGGCTGGATCGGCAGCCTGCTCGCGCCCTTCGGAATCAAGGTCGCCTTCACCCCGCTCGGCATCCTTATCGCTTTGATATTCATAGGACTTCCCTTCGTGGTGCGGACCGTCCAGCCAGTGCTGGAGGATCTCGACCACGAGCTGGAGGAGGCCGCCGCCACGCTCGGCGCCGGGCGCTGGACGACCATCACGCGGGTGATCCTGCCCTCCATCCTCCCCGCCCTCCTCACCGGCTTCGCCCTCGCCTTCGCCCGCGCGGTCGGCGAATACGGCTCGGTGATCTTCATCGCCGGCAATCTGCCCAACGTGTCGGAGATCGCGCCGCTGCTGATCGTCATCCGACTGGAGGAATTCCGCTACGCCGACGCCACCACAATCGCCGCCACGATGCTGGTCGCCTCGTTCATTTTGCTGTTCATCATCAATGGCTTGCAGCGCTGGTCCGAGCGCCGCAGCGGGAGGGCGGCATGA
- a CDS encoding sulfate ABC transporter substrate-binding protein translates to MMFRFKSLAAAALIAALAAPLVAPLAARAADVTLLNVSYDPTRELYQQVNKIFADKYKAETGKTLEIKASHGGSGKQARSVIDGLEADVVTLALAYDIDAIADKGFLAQDWQKRLPDNASPYTSTIVFLVRKGNPKGIKDWGDLIKSDVKVITPNPKTSGGARWNYLAAWAWALKTYGTEDKAKEFVASLYRNVPVLDTGARGSTVTFTERGVGDVLLAWENEAFLSKKEFGDDKFDIVVPTLSILAEPPVAVVDKVVDKKGTRAVAEAYLTFLYTKDGQKLAAENFYRPRDPEIAKQYETVFPKLDLVTIDDPAFGGWRKAQKTHFSDGGVFDQIYAN, encoded by the coding sequence ATGATGTTCCGGTTCAAATCGTTGGCCGCGGCCGCCCTGATCGCGGCCTTGGCCGCGCCGCTCGTCGCTCCCCTGGCCGCCCGCGCGGCGGATGTGACGCTGCTCAACGTGTCCTATGACCCGACGCGCGAGCTGTACCAGCAGGTCAACAAGATCTTCGCCGACAAGTACAAGGCCGAGACCGGCAAGACCCTTGAGATCAAGGCCTCGCATGGCGGCTCCGGCAAGCAGGCGCGCTCGGTGATCGACGGGCTCGAGGCCGATGTGGTGACGCTGGCGCTCGCCTATGACATCGACGCCATCGCCGACAAGGGCTTCCTGGCGCAGGACTGGCAGAAGCGCCTGCCGGACAATGCCTCGCCCTACACCTCGACCATCGTGTTCCTCGTGCGCAAGGGCAACCCGAAGGGCATCAAGGACTGGGGCGACCTCATCAAGTCCGACGTGAAGGTCATCACCCCGAACCCGAAGACCTCGGGCGGCGCGCGCTGGAACTACCTCGCCGCCTGGGCCTGGGCGCTGAAGACCTATGGCACCGAGGACAAGGCGAAGGAATTCGTCGCCAGCCTCTACAGGAACGTGCCGGTGCTCGACACCGGCGCGCGCGGCTCCACCGTCACCTTCACCGAGCGCGGCGTCGGCGACGTGCTGCTCGCCTGGGAGAACGAGGCGTTCCTCTCCAAGAAGGAGTTCGGCGACGACAAGTTCGACATCGTCGTGCCCACCCTCTCCATCCTCGCCGAGCCGCCGGTCGCGGTGGTCGACAAGGTGGTCGACAAAAAGGGCACCCGCGCCGTCGCCGAGGCCTATCTGACGTTCCTCTACACCAAGGACGGCCAGAAGCTGGCGGCCGAGAACTTCTACCGCCCGCGCGACCCCGAGATCGCCAAGCAGTATGAGACCGTGTTCCCCAAGCTCGACCTCGTGACCATTGACGACCCGGCCTTCGGCGGCTGGCGCAAGGCGCAGAAGACCCACTTCTCCGACGGCGGCGTGTTCGACCAGATCTACGCCAACTGA
- a CDS encoding phosphoadenylyl-sulfate reductase: MSLAQRSDDSPFVGLPSETHVSDASLTALNHALEAATPAEIIGEAARTVGPGKLALVSSFGTESAVLLAFMAEVDPSIPVVFLDTGWLFEETLAYRDTLTRQLGLRDVRTLLPDAARLAEMDAARDLWFSDPDACCRIRKVEPLARALKGFDGWLNGRKRYQGGLRASIPVVERDGTRLKFNPLANLDRADVDAAHARFNLPAHPLVAKGFASVGCMPCTSRASAEEGRAGRWAGRAKTECGIHTLLNTVES, translated from the coding sequence ATGAGCCTCGCCCAGCGCAGCGATGACAGCCCCTTTGTCGGCCTGCCGTCCGAGACCCATGTCTCCGACGCCAGCCTGACGGCGCTCAATCACGCGCTGGAAGCCGCCACGCCGGCCGAGATCATCGGTGAGGCCGCGCGCACGGTCGGGCCGGGCAAGCTCGCCCTCGTCTCCTCCTTCGGCACGGAATCGGCGGTGCTGCTGGCCTTCATGGCCGAGGTCGACCCGTCCATTCCGGTGGTGTTCCTCGACACCGGCTGGCTGTTCGAGGAAACGCTGGCCTATCGCGACACGCTCACCCGCCAGCTCGGCCTCAGGGATGTGCGCACCCTGCTGCCGGATGCGGCGCGACTGGCGGAAATGGACGCCGCGCGCGATTTGTGGTTCTCCGACCCCGATGCCTGCTGCCGCATCCGCAAGGTCGAGCCGCTCGCCCGCGCCCTCAAGGGGTTCGACGGCTGGCTGAACGGGCGCAAGCGCTATCAGGGCGGCCTGCGCGCTTCCATCCCCGTGGTGGAACGCGACGGCACCCGGCTGAAGTTCAACCCGCTGGCCAATCTCGACCGCGCCGATGTGGACGCCGCCCATGCGCGCTTCAACCTGCCGGCCCACCCGCTGGTCGCCAAGGGCTTCGCCTCCGTCGGCTGCATGCCCTGCACCAGCCGGGCGAGCGCGGAAGAAGGCCGCGCCGGCCGCTGGGCCGGCCGCGCCAAGACCGAATGCGGCATCCACACGCTGCTGAACACCGTCGAGAGCTGA
- a CDS encoding DUF934 domain-containing protein, with protein MPLIENGQIIEDRFVRVADEDALPEGVPVLIGADRFLKEAAALKGRQAPVGIIWPNNRPIAEIAPYLDQLSLIALNFPSFRDGRAYSQARLLRERLGWTGPLRAIGNVLRDQFLLMERSGFDQVDAVKAADADAFDEAVHRYTVFYQPATPDERPSLLRQRLGRTVSGVPAGVPK; from the coding sequence ATGCCGCTCATTGAGAATGGACAGATCATCGAGGATCGCTTCGTGCGCGTGGCCGACGAGGACGCGCTGCCCGAGGGCGTGCCCGTGCTCATCGGCGCCGACCGCTTCCTGAAGGAGGCCGCCGCGCTGAAGGGCCGGCAGGCGCCTGTCGGCATCATCTGGCCGAACAACCGGCCGATCGCCGAGATCGCACCCTATCTCGACCAGCTCTCGCTGATCGCGCTCAACTTCCCGAGCTTCCGCGACGGGCGGGCCTACAGCCAGGCCCGGCTGCTGCGCGAGCGGCTCGGCTGGACGGGGCCGCTGCGCGCCATCGGCAATGTGCTGCGCGACCAGTTCCTGCTGATGGAACGTTCCGGCTTCGACCAGGTCGATGCGGTGAAGGCCGCTGACGCCGACGCCTTTGACGAGGCGGTACATCGCTACACCGTGTTCTACCAGCCCGCGACCCCCGACGAGCGCCCCAGCCTTCTGCGCCAGCGCCTCGGCCGAACCGTGTCCGGCGTGCCCGCGGGAGTGCCGAAATGA